A window of the Teredinibacter franksiae genome harbors these coding sequences:
- a CDS encoding FG-GAP repeat protein has protein sequence MKKTLFGFSILIFVMLQACSGGDSNADDADDTTPTAFYFTDAYGLGLGIWVESNTLKISGIDADAEISIENGEYSINGGAWTNNSGVISAGQNVTVRVLSSDDLYTSTSAILYVGGVEDTFYVRTSSLSLTARYNFKGLSFSWQKVNGASHYRLWHQATEDAGFAQFGRDFDSNTTGTRVELPIHTFNWFDAQFKIEACLDTECFTTQSVGVVTERSNAVGYFKSENTEAFDGFSVVALSGDGNTLAIAAKAEDGNSGIEGDRGNNEASAAGAVYIYTKDDKDWTFQAYLKAANVDAGDEFGSSLALSGDGNTLAVSAVGEASGATGVNSAGTDNSAAGAGAVYIFQRIGDIWLQQSYLKASEVAVGDAFGAALALSSFGGTLAVGAPGTAGEAGAVYLFNEVAESWEQQAKIVTPNTEAGDYFGAAVSITADGNQLLVGAPREASNSVGMDGVMSDNNSPYAGAAYLFARSDGVWQFDHYFKASNTAENQLLGTALSVSADGSSIALGAPGEASSAYGVGGDQSDTSYPSAGAVYLFDRMDSNNWMSRAYVKASDGDAGDCFGSAVALNASGHLLVVGAPGEASANDAVNSNDADDSAADAGAAYVFRVTDMEWNQISYVKAPNSEAGDGFSTSLSLDASGNSLAIGAPGEDSSAMGVASNQANNLAQDAGAVYLF, from the coding sequence ATGAAAAAAACTCTGTTCGGCTTTTCCATTCTTATTTTTGTGATGCTTCAAGCCTGTAGTGGGGGCGACTCCAATGCTGACGATGCGGACGACACAACACCCACAGCGTTTTATTTCACCGATGCGTATGGCCTAGGCTTGGGTATATGGGTGGAATCCAATACTTTGAAAATTAGTGGTATTGATGCTGACGCCGAGATAAGCATTGAGAATGGGGAGTATTCAATAAATGGTGGCGCATGGACGAATAATAGTGGGGTCATTTCAGCGGGCCAGAATGTTACCGTACGTGTACTATCTTCAGATGATCTTTATACTTCCACGTCGGCTATTCTTTACGTTGGCGGTGTGGAGGATACTTTTTATGTGCGTACCTCTTCGTTGTCACTAACGGCGCGATATAACTTTAAAGGCTTGAGCTTTTCCTGGCAAAAAGTAAATGGTGCCAGTCATTATCGCTTGTGGCATCAAGCAACTGAAGATGCAGGTTTTGCACAGTTTGGTCGTGACTTCGATTCGAATACAACGGGTACTCGGGTAGAGTTACCCATTCATACTTTTAATTGGTTCGATGCGCAATTTAAAATTGAAGCGTGTTTAGATACTGAGTGTTTTACAACGCAAAGTGTAGGTGTGGTAACTGAACGCAGTAATGCGGTGGGCTATTTCAAGTCGGAAAATACGGAAGCCTTTGATGGTTTTAGTGTTGTGGCCCTTAGTGGTGATGGTAATACCCTGGCCATTGCGGCAAAGGCAGAGGACGGTAATTCCGGTATTGAGGGCGACCGAGGTAACAACGAGGCGTCTGCGGCAGGTGCCGTTTATATTTATACCAAAGATGATAAAGATTGGACTTTTCAAGCTTATTTAAAAGCGGCCAATGTGGATGCTGGCGATGAATTTGGTTCTTCCTTGGCTCTCAGTGGTGATGGTAATACCTTGGCGGTTTCCGCTGTCGGCGAGGCCAGCGGCGCAACAGGTGTTAATTCAGCAGGAACCGACAATAGCGCAGCGGGTGCGGGCGCAGTGTACATATTCCAACGTATTGGTGATATCTGGTTGCAACAAAGTTACCTTAAGGCGAGTGAGGTGGCGGTAGGAGATGCGTTTGGTGCTGCGTTAGCGTTAAGCAGCTTTGGCGGCACGCTCGCTGTGGGGGCGCCGGGTACTGCTGGTGAAGCCGGTGCGGTATACCTTTTTAATGAAGTCGCCGAAAGCTGGGAGCAGCAAGCCAAAATAGTAACGCCCAATACTGAGGCTGGTGATTATTTTGGTGCTGCGGTGTCGATCACCGCAGATGGAAATCAGTTATTGGTGGGGGCGCCGCGCGAAGCCTCAAATAGTGTCGGAATGGACGGGGTTATGAGTGACAATAACAGCCCTTACGCGGGTGCGGCCTACTTGTTTGCACGTAGTGATGGTGTCTGGCAGTTCGACCATTATTTTAAGGCGTCGAATACCGCAGAAAACCAATTACTGGGAACCGCGCTAAGTGTCAGTGCTGACGGTAGTTCTATTGCACTTGGTGCACCGGGTGAAGCCAGTAGTGCTTATGGTGTAGGCGGTGACCAGAGTGATACGTCCTACCCCTCGGCGGGAGCGGTATACTTATTTGATCGAATGGATTCAAATAATTGGATGTCTCGGGCCTACGTAAAAGCGTCCGATGGTGATGCCGGAGATTGTTTTGGATCGGCTGTCGCACTTAATGCCAGTGGACACTTGCTGGTGGTGGGTGCCCCGGGTGAAGCCAGTGCAAATGATGCCGTTAACAGTAATGACGCCGATGACTCTGCCGCAGACGCCGGAGCAGCCTATGTATTTAGGGTGACTGACATGGAGTGGAATCAAATTAGCTATGTTAAAGCACCGAACAGTGAGGCAGGGGATGGGTTTTCGACAAGCCTATCGCTTGATGCGTCTGGCAATAGTCTAGCGATAGGCGCGCCGGGGGAAGATAGTTCCGCAATGGGTGTTGCTTCGAATCAGGCCAATAACTTGGCCCAGGATGCCGGTGCGGTATATTTGTTTTAA
- a CDS encoding GGDEF domain-containing protein: MKQTEQTLLEQMRISEFEVEQRQKLFSLSNDDIDALQSAQAIIDANIDTLVSDFYSLQTSIPEISLLIGDSDTLTRLSRAQRRYVIDLFSGIYDLEYVNNRLRIGMVHKRIGVEPKLYLSAIYTLKNLLIKLLKKEISDDTECQKTLTALEKILLFDVTLVFDTYIRSLVTELEISKAKSEQYARDMEEKVRERTLQLEHLSRTDPLTGLLNVRHLRSALTSTLRAAQRRSEAVAFVYLDINDFKEINDQHGHQKGDETLRSLSNTIKTVSREEDSCFRYGGDEFCIILPNCTKKAAEKIYSIRLHEELAQRGNTVTLSIGVVETGPIEFMQPDTLIDLADKKMYELKQKAKLKVAG; the protein is encoded by the coding sequence ATGAAGCAAACAGAACAAACCCTGCTTGAGCAAATGCGCATTAGTGAGTTTGAGGTCGAGCAGCGGCAAAAACTATTTTCCCTCAGCAATGATGATATAGACGCTCTTCAGTCCGCACAGGCTATTATTGACGCCAACATTGACACTTTGGTGTCGGATTTCTACTCGTTGCAAACCAGCATTCCCGAAATATCGCTTTTAATTGGCGACTCCGACACGCTCACCCGACTGTCCCGTGCGCAACGACGATATGTGATCGATCTGTTCAGCGGCATCTACGACCTAGAATATGTCAATAATCGACTACGCATTGGCATGGTTCATAAACGTATTGGTGTAGAACCAAAGCTGTATTTATCGGCGATTTATACCTTAAAAAATCTACTGATCAAACTACTAAAAAAAGAAATTTCAGACGACACTGAATGCCAGAAAACACTGACTGCTCTGGAAAAAATTCTGCTCTTCGACGTAACACTGGTATTCGATACCTATATCCGCAGCTTGGTCACCGAACTGGAAATATCGAAAGCCAAGTCCGAACAGTATGCGAGAGATATGGAAGAAAAAGTACGTGAAAGAACCTTGCAGCTAGAACACCTTTCAAGAACCGACCCTCTTACCGGGCTGCTGAATGTTCGTCATTTACGATCGGCTCTCACATCCACATTAAGGGCTGCGCAAAGACGCTCTGAAGCTGTTGCCTTTGTCTATCTGGACATCAATGATTTTAAAGAGATCAACGATCAACACGGCCATCAGAAAGGTGATGAAACCCTGCGCTCACTCAGCAATACCATAAAAACTGTTTCGCGCGAAGAAGACAGCTGTTTTCGTTACGGAGGCGATGAATTTTGTATTATTCTACCCAACTGCACCAAAAAGGCGGCCGAAAAGATATATTCAATTCGCTTACACGAAGAATTGGCGCAGCGCGGTAATACTGTCACACTCAGCATAGGTGTTGTTGAAACGGGCCCAATTGAGTTTATGCAACCTGACACACTCATCGACCTCGCCGATAAAAAAATGTACGAGCTGAAACAAAAAGCCAAACTCAAGGTTGCGGGTTAA
- a CDS encoding DUF1611 domain-containing protein, whose protein sequence is MSKRKPISPMARPYAQQAPPISSAIKATPVILPAAPLPASAPLIDTPFEQKLAPTAVVYCEANFGSLDGKTANGLVRFSEKYKILSVIDSKKAGLDAGVVLDGVANAIPVCCDLADSLAQADTMPDYFIFGMAPSSGMLSPHERGVVLEAMSLGMSVVNGLHEFLNDDPVFAAASVANNVTILDVRRPRAKKDLRLFSGQIEEVSCPRIAVLGTDGAIGKRTTATVLARALNDRGIKAVMVGTGQTGLIQGAKYGIALDAIPSQFCSGEMEATIVEAFEGENPDVIIIEGQGALSHPAYLSSTFILRGSRPDAIVLQHAPGRIHRCDFDKMPMPTPASEIHLLQTFADTKVIGLTINHENMSDNDVSEAITFYEDELGIPATDALTRPDDHLVEMVCTAFPEIKEKLNAREQ, encoded by the coding sequence ATGTCCAAACGTAAACCCATTTCCCCCATGGCTCGTCCTTATGCACAACAGGCGCCGCCAATATCATCAGCCATAAAAGCTACTCCAGTCATACTCCCCGCCGCCCCTCTGCCTGCTTCAGCACCGCTCATCGATACACCTTTTGAACAAAAACTTGCCCCTACCGCTGTAGTCTATTGCGAGGCAAACTTCGGTAGCCTCGACGGTAAAACCGCCAACGGACTCGTGCGTTTCTCGGAAAAATACAAGATCCTTTCGGTGATCGATAGTAAGAAAGCAGGGCTTGATGCCGGCGTGGTACTCGACGGTGTGGCCAACGCTATCCCCGTCTGCTGCGACCTGGCCGATTCACTGGCGCAGGCTGACACAATGCCGGACTACTTTATCTTTGGTATGGCGCCTTCGAGTGGCATGTTATCGCCACATGAGCGCGGCGTGGTACTTGAGGCCATGTCTCTTGGTATGAGCGTAGTAAACGGTCTGCATGAGTTCCTTAATGATGACCCGGTGTTTGCAGCCGCAAGCGTCGCAAACAATGTGACGATCCTTGACGTTCGCAGGCCTCGAGCGAAAAAAGACCTGCGCCTGTTTAGTGGTCAAATCGAAGAGGTTAGTTGCCCTCGTATCGCGGTACTCGGCACCGATGGGGCCATAGGCAAACGCACTACTGCCACCGTCCTTGCCCGTGCGCTTAATGATCGAGGTATCAAAGCTGTTATGGTCGGCACTGGTCAAACAGGTCTCATTCAAGGCGCCAAGTATGGCATCGCACTTGATGCCATTCCCTCGCAGTTTTGCTCGGGTGAAATGGAGGCCACCATCGTCGAGGCATTCGAAGGCGAAAACCCAGACGTGATCATTATCGAAGGCCAGGGCGCACTCAGTCACCCCGCCTACTTAAGTTCCACTTTTATTTTGCGCGGTAGTCGCCCCGATGCCATTGTGTTGCAGCATGCACCGGGCCGAATCCACCGCTGTGACTTCGATAAGATGCCGATGCCAACACCTGCTTCCGAAATCCATCTGCTGCAAACCTTTGCGGACACTAAGGTGATCGGTCTCACCATCAATCACGAGAACATGAGCGACAATGACGTTAGCGAGGCGATCACGTTTTATGAAGACGAATTGGGTATCCCTGCCACGGATGCGTTGACCCGCCCAGATGATCATCTAGTAGAAATGGTCTGTACGGCATTCCCGGAAATTAAGGAGAAGCTGAACGCGCGCGAACAATGA
- a CDS encoding protein kinase domain-containing protein: MGLEIPGYKILRTLGRGGMATVYLAQQDIFEREVALKVMSKALAENESFGKRFFREAKIVSQLVHPNIVTVYDVGLEDGNYYLSMEYIDGKDLKAVRQTLSLKQKIEAVKDIAKALDYAGIKGYVHRDIKPENILLNSADGRAVLTDFGIARAAETDTAMTQTGIAIGTPHYMSPEQAKGKTVDARSDIYGLGVVFFLLLTGRVPYDAESAVAIGIKHITEPVPLLPDALASLQPMIDDLLAKKPEDRYQRGGELLEDLNRIDIRLLEQSIVYDREMQPVDNYLDSESPTQPGLGAVTGEVPLVYDQKETLINQGSGIGQWLVAFLIVSSLVTWVLYYQRPDLIAPLFEQGKQFVEDKYDDTKKWVEPKAGQTQSDSNVPRAVDKRVVINEKRVKPAKPQPTAEILPQKKSVEPELLLKPVVADEAIPVDVLRQAEAKNNTPVPSAVIEEYHERLRALESLYQDDSTYLSELVALYRATLSDYPRDIESADALDALRASELMEAEALLARDKATAGRKKVEQLNALFPEIDVPTIADLRDQVETLEKIERLLAEAKQLRKKNKWSEPRGRSALDRYEQVLKLDADNTRALKGKRELAGLHAQKASRELEAGSLSMAKFDIDRALAIDSRSESAKHCGQKFQALFSTERA, from the coding sequence ATGGGCTTGGAAATACCGGGGTATAAAATACTTCGCACTCTGGGACGGGGGGGGATGGCAACCGTCTACCTTGCGCAACAGGATATTTTTGAGCGCGAAGTAGCCCTAAAAGTAATGTCAAAAGCTCTGGCCGAAAACGAATCCTTTGGCAAGCGTTTCTTCCGTGAAGCTAAAATTGTTAGTCAATTGGTGCATCCCAACATTGTAACTGTCTACGATGTTGGTCTTGAGGATGGTAACTATTACCTTTCCATGGAGTATATCGACGGCAAAGATCTAAAAGCCGTTCGACAAACCCTCAGTCTCAAGCAAAAAATAGAAGCTGTTAAGGATATCGCCAAAGCGTTGGATTATGCCGGTATCAAGGGCTACGTGCATCGGGATATTAAGCCGGAAAATATTTTGCTTAATAGCGCCGACGGTCGCGCCGTGTTAACGGATTTTGGTATTGCGCGGGCGGCGGAAACTGACACAGCTATGACGCAGACCGGCATTGCCATTGGTACGCCTCATTACATGAGCCCGGAGCAAGCTAAAGGTAAAACCGTAGATGCCCGCTCGGACATATACGGTTTGGGTGTCGTGTTTTTTTTGCTGCTGACGGGGCGAGTTCCCTACGATGCTGAATCTGCCGTGGCCATTGGCATTAAACATATTACTGAACCGGTGCCTTTGCTGCCGGATGCCTTGGCGTCGCTACAACCTATGATTGATGATCTGCTGGCGAAAAAACCGGAAGATCGCTATCAGCGCGGGGGAGAGCTTTTAGAAGATTTAAATCGAATTGATATCCGGTTACTGGAGCAGTCGATTGTGTACGACCGTGAAATGCAGCCGGTCGATAACTATTTGGATAGTGAGAGCCCGACTCAGCCAGGTTTGGGCGCAGTAACAGGGGAAGTGCCTCTGGTATACGATCAAAAGGAAACATTGATAAATCAGGGCAGCGGTATTGGACAGTGGTTGGTCGCTTTTTTAATTGTGAGCAGCTTGGTTACTTGGGTATTGTATTATCAGCGCCCGGACCTGATTGCACCTCTGTTCGAGCAAGGTAAGCAGTTTGTCGAAGATAAATATGACGACACCAAAAAATGGGTGGAGCCAAAGGCGGGGCAGACGCAAAGCGATAGCAATGTTCCGCGAGCGGTAGATAAGCGGGTGGTTATTAACGAAAAACGTGTAAAACCAGCTAAGCCGCAACCCACCGCTGAAATTCTGCCGCAAAAAAAAAGTGTTGAACCAGAGCTATTGTTAAAGCCTGTTGTGGCTGACGAAGCCATTCCTGTAGATGTGTTGAGGCAGGCTGAAGCTAAAAATAATACCCCAGTGCCCTCTGCGGTCATAGAGGAGTATCACGAACGATTACGCGCGCTCGAATCCCTGTATCAAGACGACTCAACCTATCTTTCTGAATTGGTGGCTCTTTATCGCGCTACGCTCTCAGATTACCCCAGAGATATCGAAAGTGCCGACGCTTTAGATGCCTTACGCGCTTCGGAACTGATGGAGGCGGAAGCACTGTTGGCCCGAGATAAAGCCACCGCGGGACGAAAAAAAGTGGAGCAGTTGAACGCACTCTTCCCCGAAATAGATGTGCCAACAATCGCTGACCTGAGGGATCAGGTTGAGACATTGGAGAAAATTGAAAGGCTATTGGCCGAGGCCAAGCAGTTACGCAAGAAAAATAAGTGGAGCGAGCCGCGTGGCCGCAGTGCATTGGATCGATATGAGCAGGTATTAAAGCTCGATGCAGACAATACTCGGGCATTGAAAGGCAAGCGGGAGCTGGCTGGGTTACATGCTCAAAAAGCCAGCCGAGAGCTGGAGGCGGGTAGCCTGTCGATGGCGAAGTTCGATATTGATCGGGCTTTGGCAATAGATAGCCGATCTGAGTCAGCAAAGCACTGCGGACAAAAATTTCAGGCGTTATTCAGCACAGAGAGAGCCTAG
- a CDS encoding peroxiredoxin, whose translation MGVLVGKSAPDFTAPAVLGSGEIVDSFSFAEATKGKKAVVFFYPLDFTFVCPSELLAFDHRMAEFQKRGVEVIGVSIDSHFSHNAWRNTPINDGGIGPVKYTLVADITHAICQAYDVESEGGVAFRGSFLIDEDGLVRHQVVNDLPLGRNVDEMLRMVDALAFHQEHGEVCPAGWQDGDKGMDASPEGVAKYLTENAESL comes from the coding sequence ATGGGCGTACTAGTAGGTAAATCTGCTCCAGACTTCACTGCACCAGCGGTATTGGGCAGCGGAGAAATTGTCGACAGTTTCAGCTTTGCAGAAGCAACCAAAGGTAAGAAGGCGGTTGTATTCTTTTACCCGCTCGACTTCACTTTTGTTTGTCCGTCCGAGTTGCTTGCTTTCGATCACCGTATGGCTGAGTTTCAAAAGCGTGGCGTTGAAGTGATTGGTGTTTCTATCGATTCTCACTTTTCACACAACGCATGGCGCAATACCCCTATTAACGATGGCGGTATTGGCCCGGTTAAATACACGCTGGTTGCTGATATTACTCATGCAATCTGTCAGGCGTACGACGTAGAATCTGAAGGCGGCGTTGCGTTTCGCGGCTCTTTCCTGATTGACGAAGATGGCCTTGTTCGTCACCAAGTTGTTAACGATCTGCCTTTGGGCCGTAACGTTGACGAAATGCTGCGCATGGTTGACGCTCTTGCGTTCCATCAGGAGCACGGTGAAGTATGTCCTGCTGGCTGGCAAGACGGCGACAAAGGCATGGACGCATCTCCAGAGGGTGTTGCTAAGTACCTGACGGAAAACGCCGAAAGCCTGTAA
- a CDS encoding alanine/ornithine racemase family PLP-dependent enzyme gives MSAPRLEIDRDKIYHNTRALVERLAARGISVTGVTKAAMGSPEVACTLLSAGVSMIGDSRIENIEAMRRAGVASMMNLIRSPMISQVERIAAHVDISFNSELEVIRALSAAAQRLKRKHGVILMVELGDLREGIMPGDLQQVVRELLRLPNLVLKGIGTNLACRSGVTPDNRNMAELSALADAIESKFNLTLDIISGGNSANLNWALGNHDTGRINNLRLGESILLGCEPLQRQAIEGLHTDAITLVAEVIESKAKPTQPWGELGQTAFGQRPSSAIDNGPITQAILAIGEQDTDPGGLQPPTGIQVLGASSDHLIVNSGQCYQPVGSEMRFQLNYSAMVRAMTSPFVGKLWLPTKAVPFVTSSEAAEK, from the coding sequence ATGAGCGCACCGCGATTGGAGATCGACCGCGACAAAATTTACCACAATACCCGCGCTTTAGTCGAACGGCTGGCTGCCCGAGGCATCTCTGTCACCGGAGTTACTAAGGCGGCAATGGGTTCCCCTGAGGTCGCGTGCACCCTGCTTAGTGCGGGTGTAAGTATGATCGGTGATTCGCGTATCGAGAACATTGAGGCGATGCGTCGTGCTGGCGTGGCGTCGATGATGAACCTCATTCGCTCACCGATGATTAGCCAAGTGGAGCGTATAGCCGCCCACGTCGACATCAGTTTTAACTCCGAACTTGAAGTCATTCGCGCACTTTCGGCCGCCGCGCAGAGGCTGAAAAGAAAACACGGTGTTATTCTGATGGTTGAGCTTGGCGACCTGCGTGAAGGGATTATGCCTGGCGATCTGCAGCAGGTGGTGCGAGAACTGCTGCGCTTGCCTAACCTTGTACTCAAGGGCATTGGTACCAACCTCGCTTGTCGCAGCGGTGTTACGCCCGACAATCGCAACATGGCTGAACTCTCTGCGCTGGCTGACGCTATCGAATCGAAATTCAATCTGACCCTCGATATTATCTCCGGTGGAAACTCTGCCAATCTTAACTGGGCGCTGGGCAATCACGATACCGGGCGGATTAACAATCTGCGTCTAGGTGAATCGATTCTACTTGGGTGCGAGCCCTTGCAGCGTCAAGCAATAGAGGGTTTGCATACCGACGCCATAACCCTCGTTGCCGAGGTGATTGAATCGAAGGCTAAGCCAACGCAACCATGGGGGGAGCTAGGGCAAACTGCGTTCGGACAGAGGCCTTCATCGGCTATCGATAACGGCCCCATTACGCAAGCGATTCTCGCCATAGGCGAACAAGATACCGACCCCGGAGGACTGCAACCACCCACTGGAATTCAGGTTTTGGGGGCCAGCAGCGATCACTTGATCGTCAACTCCGGCCAATGCTATCAGCCCGTTGGCTCCGAAATGCGCTTCCAGCTTAATTACAGCGCGATGGTGAGAGCGATGACTTCACCCTTCGTAGGTAAATTATGGTTACCGACGAAGGCAGTACCATTTGTTACCTCTAGCGAGGCGGCAGAAAAATAA
- a CDS encoding proline--tRNA ligase — protein MRASQYLIATQKEIPADAEVISHKLMLRAGMIRKMASGLYSWLPTGLRVLRKVESIVRDEMDKSGAQEVLMPVVQPSELWEESGRWQQYGPELLRIQDRHNRSFCLGPTHEEVITDLIRNELRSYKQLPANFYQIQTKFRDEVRPRFGVMRAREFLMKDAYSFHTSQESLQQTYDQMHQTYCNIFDRIGLEYRPVLADTGSIGGSASHEFHVLADSGEDDIAFSTESHYAANVELAEAVAPATTKATDAQMQEVATPNQKSIEDVSVFLKVAPENTVKTLIVLGNAEEGDKQPLVALVLRGDHTLNEIKACKLPEVAEPLTFAPEERIQQELGAEAGSLGPVGLNICVVADRSAAATANFVCGANKTDYHFTDVNWKEGQAQFARTADLRNVVVGDPSPDGKGTLEIKRGIEVGHIFQLGTKYSEAMKASVLNENGKDVAMIMGCYGIGVSRIVAAAIEQNYDENGIIWPASIAPFQIAIVPINIHKSETVAQKCEQLYSELTAAGYDVLLMDEPKARLGGMLADIELVGIPHRIVIGDRGLGEGNIEYKGRRDADNQQVASDNIISFLQRKLAQQ, from the coding sequence ATGCGCGCCAGCCAGTACCTGATTGCTACACAAAAAGAAATTCCCGCTGATGCGGAAGTTATCAGCCATAAATTGATGCTACGCGCGGGCATGATCCGCAAAATGGCATCGGGCCTATATAGCTGGCTGCCTACGGGCTTGCGCGTTCTGCGAAAAGTCGAATCCATTGTACGCGATGAGATGGACAAGTCCGGCGCACAGGAAGTACTTATGCCGGTCGTTCAACCCTCCGAGCTGTGGGAAGAATCCGGGCGCTGGCAACAGTATGGGCCAGAGCTGCTGCGCATACAGGACCGACATAACCGATCCTTTTGCCTAGGGCCGACTCACGAAGAGGTGATAACGGACCTCATTCGCAACGAGCTTAGAAGCTACAAACAACTCCCCGCAAACTTCTACCAGATTCAAACCAAATTTCGCGACGAGGTTCGCCCTCGCTTTGGCGTTATGCGCGCCCGCGAATTTTTAATGAAAGACGCATACTCATTCCATACATCCCAGGAAAGCCTGCAGCAAACCTACGATCAAATGCATCAAACCTACTGTAATATTTTTGACCGCATAGGGCTCGAATACCGCCCTGTATTGGCAGACACAGGCTCAATTGGAGGATCAGCATCCCATGAGTTTCACGTACTCGCCGATAGCGGTGAAGATGACATAGCCTTCAGCACCGAAAGCCACTATGCAGCTAACGTCGAACTAGCCGAGGCTGTAGCACCAGCTACGACAAAAGCAACCGACGCACAAATGCAGGAAGTCGCCACCCCCAACCAGAAATCAATCGAAGACGTATCGGTATTTCTCAAGGTAGCGCCAGAAAACACCGTAAAAACCTTAATCGTATTGGGTAACGCAGAGGAAGGGGACAAACAACCGTTAGTGGCACTAGTACTGCGAGGCGACCACACCCTAAACGAGATTAAAGCCTGTAAGTTACCCGAAGTAGCCGAACCACTCACTTTCGCACCGGAAGAACGCATACAACAAGAGCTGGGTGCAGAAGCTGGCTCCCTTGGCCCCGTAGGCCTCAATATTTGCGTCGTCGCCGACCGCAGCGCAGCGGCAACCGCTAACTTCGTGTGCGGAGCGAATAAAACCGATTACCACTTTACCGACGTTAATTGGAAGGAAGGCCAAGCACAATTTGCCCGCACCGCCGATTTACGCAACGTTGTTGTAGGCGACCCCAGCCCAGACGGCAAAGGCACTTTAGAAATTAAACGCGGGATTGAGGTTGGCCATATTTTCCAACTTGGAACCAAATATTCTGAGGCAATGAAAGCCAGCGTGCTTAACGAAAATGGCAAAGATGTTGCCATGATCATGGGCTGCTATGGCATTGGCGTTTCGCGTATTGTTGCGGCGGCCATTGAACAGAATTACGACGAAAACGGTATCATTTGGCCGGCGAGCATAGCGCCATTTCAAATCGCCATCGTGCCTATCAATATACACAAATCGGAAACGGTTGCTCAAAAATGCGAACAGCTTTACAGCGAACTCACCGCGGCTGGCTACGATGTTTTATTAATGGATGAGCCCAAAGCTCGCCTTGGCGGTATGCTCGCGGACATTGAACTGGTCGGTATTCCACACCGTATCGTAATCGGTGATAGAGGCCTAGGTGAAGGCAATATTGAATACAAAGGCCGACGCGACGCAGACAACCAGCAAGTTGCCAGCGACAATATTATCTCGTTTCTACAACGTAAATTGGCCCAGCAATAA
- a CDS encoding lytic transglycosylase domain-containing protein — MATAPDKISTQAILLSVLFCAGLLSCSPSYSNVAQKADDELRQKLVQTISEADSFVDRFDAEVWLVQKSAVLAKYVKDPEYRLNILKEVHRAAKRAELPPEFVLAVIQIESHFNRYAVSRVGAQGIMQVMPFWKHEIGRDEDNLIDLQTNLKYGCTILKHYLDKEEGHWADALARYNGSYGRYTYSRKVIHAWSKNWR, encoded by the coding sequence ATGGCCACAGCCCCAGACAAAATCAGCACCCAAGCCATACTTTTATCCGTGCTATTTTGTGCTGGGCTGCTTTCATGTAGCCCAAGCTACAGTAACGTTGCGCAAAAAGCCGATGACGAACTCCGACAAAAACTTGTACAGACAATTTCCGAAGCCGACAGCTTTGTCGATCGTTTTGACGCGGAAGTATGGCTTGTGCAGAAGTCAGCCGTATTGGCCAAATACGTTAAAGACCCTGAATACCGCCTAAATATCCTCAAGGAAGTTCACCGCGCAGCCAAAAGGGCCGAGCTACCACCAGAGTTCGTACTGGCCGTCATTCAAATCGAAAGCCACTTCAACCGCTATGCCGTCTCTCGTGTGGGCGCCCAAGGTATCATGCAGGTTATGCCGTTTTGGAAGCACGAAATAGGCAGGGATGAGGACAATCTAATCGACCTTCAAACCAACCTCAAATATGGCTGTACCATTCTCAAACATTACCTTGATAAAGAAGAGGGTCACTGGGCAGACGCGCTTGCGCGCTATAACGGCAGCTATGGTCGCTACACCTATTCTCGAAAAGTGATACATGCTTGGTCGAAGAATTGGCGCTGA
- a CDS encoding bacterioferritin-associated ferredoxin produces MYVCFCKSIKDSEIREAVDNGAESLRAIQDELGVATQCGKCACLAREIISDTLSAGKASGSDGLFYNVA; encoded by the coding sequence ATGTACGTTTGTTTTTGTAAAAGTATCAAAGATTCTGAAATTCGCGAGGCCGTCGATAACGGCGCCGAAAGCCTGCGTGCAATACAAGACGAACTGGGTGTTGCCACTCAGTGTGGCAAATGTGCCTGCCTGGCTCGGGAAATCATTTCAGACACACTGTCTGCGGGGAAAGCCAGCGGTAGTGATGGCCTGTTTTATAATGTGGCCTGA